The genomic window CGTAGACCCGTTTGGTGGCCAGGCACTGCTGCCCGGCGTTGAAGTAGCGACCGATGACGACACCCTTGACCGCCGCCTCCACGTCGGCGTCGGGGCAGACTATCGTCGGGTCGGACCCCCCGAGCTCGCAGGTGACCCGCTTGAAGGCGGAACCCGCGATCTGCATGATCCTGCTGCCCGTCTTCGTGCTCCCGGTGAACGCCAGTCGCCTCACCCGGGGATGCGCGGCGAGCGCCTCACCGGCCTCGGCCCCGCCGGTCACGACGTTTATCGCCCCGGCGGGGAGCCCCGCGTCCTGCAGGAGCTGCGCGACCCTGAGCGTGGCGAGCGGGGTGCTCTCGGAGGGCTTCACGACGACGGTGTTCCCCGCCGCGAGCGCCGGTCCGACCTTGGTCCCCATCAGGGTGAGCGGGAAGTTGAAGGGGACTATCGCGCCGCACACGCCGACCGGGCGCCTTATTACCATCCCGTAGCTCCTGCCCAGGTTGGACGGCAGCGGGGCGTGGGAGCCCCGGATCTTGCTCGCCAGATCCGCGTAGAAGTTCAGCCCGTGCAGCAGGTGATGCAGCTCCCCCATCGCCTCGGAGAGGGGCTTGCCCTGCTCGCGGACCAGCAGCTGCGCTATCTCCCGACCGTTCTCTTCGACCGCGGCGATGCCGGCCCTGAGCACCGCCGCCCGCTCGTCCGGGTCTTTCTTCGACCACTCATCGAACGCCCGTGAGGCGGCCTCGACCGCGGCATCGACGTCTTCTTTCCCGCCGTTTGGGACCGAGTCGAACTCCTCCTCGGTCGCCGGGTTCACGACCGGCATCTCTTCTCCGCCGCGCGCGGCGACCCTCTCGCCGCCTATTAGCATCTTCTCCATCTCTCCTCCCTTCAGGTCATGTACCTGAGGCGCAGCGCCTGGTACTCGCGCGCCGCGCTCTCGACCCACTCCGAGGAGCTCCCACCGAGCTCCTTCTTGACCTCGGCCGGGACGCCCGCGGCGAGTACCCCCGGCGGTATCTCCTGCCCCTCGCGCACCACGGTGCCCGCGGCGAGCATCGCCCGCCTCCCCACGCGGGCGCGGTTGAGGACTATGCTCCCCATCCCGACGAGAGCCCCGTCCTCTATCGTACAGCCCTCGAGCAGCGAGAGGTGCCCGACGGTGACGTTCGCGCCGACGAGCGTCGGAAGGCTCTCGTTGGTGTGGATGACGCAGTTGTCCTGCACGCTGGTCCCCTCACCGATCACGATGCGGTTGAAGTCCCCCCGCAGAATGGCACCAAACCACACGCTCGCCCCCGACTCGACGACCACGTCCCCGACGAGGGTCGCGTTCGGCGCCACGAAGGCGTCCTCCGCCACCCGTGGTTCCCTGCCCCCGAAGGCCAGCAGATGCGCCAAGTACTCCTACCTCCCCTCGAACTCGGGGGCACGCCTCTCGCGCGCCGCCCGGACGCCTTCCCTGTGATCCTCCGTCTGCACCAGGAGGCTCTGCGCGAGGCTCTCGGCGAAGAGCCCGCTCTCCATGTCCACGCTCGCCGAGAGGTACAGCAGCCGCTTGGCGAGCCCGTAGGACTGCGGGGCGCGCCGGAAGATGCGCCCGAGCCGTTCTCTTGCCTCCTCCAGCAGCCTCTCGGGCGGCACGACGCAGGTGACGAGCCCGTGGCGGAAGGCCGCTTCGGCGTCGAGATCCTCCCCGCCGAGCAGGATGTCCCGCGCGCGGGCGAGCCCGACGAGCTTGACGAGCCTGACGCACCCGCCGTGACTGGGGATCAGGCCGATCATCCCCTCCCGGAACAGAAACCGCGCCCGCTCGGAGGCAACCCTGAGGTCGCAGGAGAGCGCGAGCTGGGTCCCGGCCCCGGTGGCGAGCCCGTTTATCGCGGCTACGACCGGCTTCTCAATCCGCTCTATCGTCGAGACGAGGCGGGTGAGCTCGTGGCTGTGCGCCCGAAACCCGGCCGGGTTCCACTCCCGCTCGAAGCGCGAGAGGTCGCCTCCGGCGGAGAACGCCTCCCCGCTGCCGGTTATCACCACCCCGCGCACGCTGCGGTCGGTCTCCGCCTCGGCGAGGGCGCCGAGCAGGGCGTCCTGCATCCCCTCGTCGAGCGCGTTGCGCCGCCCGGGACGGTCGAGCGTCAGCAGGAGGACGCCGCCCTCGCGTTCGATGCGCAGCCCGCTCACCGCTTTATGCGCTCGAACGGGCTGTGGCACGCACGACAGATGTACTGCGCGACCATCAGGTGCTGGCCGTACTCCGAGACGCGCTCGACGTCATCCGAGCCGCACCAGGGACACTCTAGACCACGCTCTTCTTCCTCTCGAGCCTGCGCTGAAGCTGGTTCCACTCGCTCCACGGGAGTTCTCCGTATTCCCATCTCTTCTCGCTTTCGTTTCGCTCTACCGGCACGTCGATGCCAACCTCCTCGAGCAGCGGCACGACCCTGTCCAGGTAGCGCTGGCGCATCTGCTCGTTGGTCATGCTCGCGAGCCCCTCACGCTCGAGGCGTTCGAGCCCTTCCTCGCCCTCGGGGCCGAACCAGCAGAGCATCTCGGGCAGGAGCCGCTCGACCCGCTCCTGCAGGAGCTTCCTGCCGCGCTCCTCGTAGGCGAGCTGACGCACCAGGCTCTCCGCGTAGGCGGAGGTGAGGCGTTCCTCGTCCAGGATGCGGGTGGCGCGTTTGGCCAGGTTCTCGTACTTCGAGTTCGAGACGGCCTCAAGCACGACGTTGAGCGCCGGGTTGATGAGGGCGAGCGCGGCGACCACGTCGGACCAGCTCTCGAACGGCTCGTCCAGGAAGCTCACCGAGTAACGACGCGCGCGGTCGGCCTCGTCCTGCAGGGTGGCGGGCGGGTTGGGCCAGGGCAGCTCCTCCAAGAGCGGATAGAGGATGCGCGACTCCCCGAGCTTGTCCTGGGTTATAGCGGCGCAGGCCGCGGTGGACTCGAGCAGCGGTCCGGCGTCGGCCCACTCCGAAATCCGGCGCCCCATGAAGTACTCGTTGTCGGCGAGGACCGCGATCAGGTTGACGAGCGCCGCGAGCGCCTCGTCGTCCTCGACGATGAACTCCTCGAAGCTGCCACGCCCGGGAGCGACCTCGTCGGTACCCTCGCGCCCGAAGCTCATACCTCGACCTCCTCTTCCTGTCTCTGCACCCAGTAGACCTCGCGCTCGGGTACCAGGACGAGCTCGAGCCACTCCTCCCCGAAACGCTCGACCGCCTCTTTGCTCGCCGCCTCGTCCCCGGCGGCCTCCAGGCGCCCTTTGTACTCCACCGGCTCGTCGTAGCCGGTCCTGGCGAAGACCATGTAGCTCTCCATGCTCAACCCCCTACCGCGGCTTTATGACCCGTATGAGGGACCGGCTCGGCACGACGAACATCTCCCGCCAGCGCCACTCGTCGTACATCAGGTGCGCGTAGACGGCGGCGTCTCTGGGCTCGGCGGCCCGGACGTTGCCGTTGTGCCTCAAGGGGCCACCCGGGCGCGCGGTGAACACCTCGTAGTTCTCGACCGGACGCATCAGACCACCCCCACCTCCCTGAGCTTCCTCCGCCCCTTCTCGGTTATGTCCCGCCGGGACCAGAGGTCCCAGACGACCTCGATCTCGACCTCGTCTATCCCCTCGACCTCGAGCAGTCGCTCCCTGACGTCGTCCTGGATCATGTCCATCGCCGGACACCCCATGCAGGTGTAGGTGAGCTTCACCTTCGCCACCCTACCCTCGACCTCTATCCCCCGGATGAGCCCGAGGTCGACCACGCTGATCGGGTACTCCGGGTCCAGAACCTCCTCGAGCGCCCCCCTCACCTCTTCGGTGGCAACCATCTTTTACCCCCTGTCTCCGTTGTAGAGCTCCCTGTAGCCGCGCTGCAGGTGCGCCACGTACTCCTCGTTCTTCGGCCCGCGTCTCTTCCAGCGCCTGAGTACCTCCTCCCAGGAGATCTCACCCTTCTCGAAGTCCCAGCGCTTCTCCTCCGCGACGAAGTCCGCCGGGAACGGGCAGTCTATGACGTACTCCTCGCGCGCTTCGTCGTAATGTGCAGGAACATTGATGCCCAGGCTCTCACAGAGGGGCACGGTCGAGGACATCCAGGTCTGGCGGAGCTGGTCGTTGGTCGAGCCCTTGTAACCGTATTCGATCTGCTCGTTGTGGCGCTTCTGGCTGTCCGGCAGGCCGAACCACTCGAGGGTGAGGACGAACATCCAGTCGACGGCGCGCTGGACCTCCTCCTTCTTCCCGGGCTCCCGGCAGAGGGTGCGCATCCACTTCTCGCCGTGGCGCAGGTGGAAGTTCTCCTCGCGGTCCACCTTGACCAGGGCCCGCTTCCAGGGGCCGTAAGAGCAGTTGCGGTGGATGTCGGAGAGGAGCACGAACCCTGCCCGATCGTAGAAGGCGTTGGCGACGACGAGCTCGGTGAAGCTCTCGAGCGGCACGTCGAAGGCGTAGGGGTACTTGAACTGCCTCGGCTCGCGGCGGTAGACGAGCTCCTCGGTGTCGACCCCCAGGTCTCTAAGCATCCGGTAAGCGATGTGCGCGTGCCCGAGCTCGTCCTGCACGATCCCCATGATCGTGATGTAGTTGTTCACGCTGGGCAGGCTCGCGAAGTTCTTCGCCGCGTTCATGTAAGCCGGCGCACTGATGAGCTCGGTATCCGCCGAGACGATCAGGGTGCGCTTGAGCCCCTCGATGTACCGCTCGGTCGCCTGCTCCGGATCCTCGATCAGACGCCCCGCCCGGATCCTCTCCAGAAGCGTCTCCTCCGTTACAGCAGCCATCTCTCCTCCTCGTCTCTTCCGTTCCACCCGAATATAACTGACCGGACAGTCAAATACAAGTGCTACTTTCCCTCCAGGCGGTAGACCCTGCGGGCGTTCCGGTGGAAGATTAGTTCGATGGTCTCTCTGGAGAGCTTGAGGTCGAGGAGGGCGGTGGCGTTTGCCCTGGGGCCGGGGACGCCGGGCCAGTCGGTACCGAAGATCATTTTTTTCGCCAGGCGTTCGAGGTCGTAGTTCTTGTAGTATTCGGGGAGTTTTCTGGGGGGCAGCCCGGAGATCTCGATCCAGACGTTCTCGCGCATGAGGGTCATGAAGGCGGCGGCGTCGTACCACCAGCCGCGACCGCCGTGGGCGAGGATGATCGTGAGGTCGGGGAAGTCGCGGGCGACGTCCTCGATGAGCTCGGGGTTGGCGTAGCGGTTGGTGGCTCCGGGGAAGACGCTCGTCCCGCAGTGGAAGACGACCGAGACGCCCTCGCTCTCGCAGAAGGCGTAGACCGGGTAGAGCATCCGGTCGTTGGGTGCGAAGGAGCCGTGGACCGGGTGGAGCTTGAGTCCGACCGCGCCCAGGTCGAGCTGCCTGCGCACCTCGGCGACCGGCGGGTAGTGCAGGTGGGGGTTTATGTTGGCCATGATCTTGAAGCGGGAGGGGTTGTACTCCACGATCGGCAGCAGGTCCTCGACCGGCTGGATACCGGTCGAACGCGGGCTGTACTCGCAGAAGAGCACGGCCAGGTCCACCCCCTCGGAGGCCATGTAGGCGTCGAACTGCTCCGGGATCAGAGTGCCCTCCTCGTCGTAGATCTTGGAGAAGGGCACGTCCTTCCCAAACTTCTGCGCCCACTCCTTCCAGGAAAGCTTGAGCGTCGGAAGACGCGCCGCGTGGACGTGTGCGTCTATGAGCGGGATACCCTCGAGCAAAACCTCCCCCCTCCTCTCTAGTTCGGCATGCGGATCACGGGCTTTATCACGCTGCCGCCCTCGGCGTCTTCGGCGGCCCGGTTTATCTCGTCGAGCTCGTAGAATTCGATCAGGCGGTCGAACGGGAAACGCTCCTGGGCGTAGAGCTCTATCAGGCGCGGGATGAAGACGTCCGGGACCGAGTCCCCCTCGACGATCCCCCGCACCGTCTTCCCCGGCAGCAGGAGGTCGTTCATGTCCAGGCTCACCTCCGTCCCGAGACGTGCCGCCCCGATGAGACCGCAGACCCCGAGCGTCCCGAGGGCGTCGACCGCCTGGCGGAAGACCGCCGGCACGGCCGTCGTCTCGATCGCGTAGTCCGCGCCACCCCCGGTGATGCGTCTGATCTCCTCGACCGGGTTCGCCTCGTTCGCGTCCACGATGTGCGTCGCGCCGAGCTCCCGGGCGAGCTCGAGCCTCTCCGGGCGTACGTCCACCCCGACGATCGTCGCGCACCCGGCGACCCGCGCGGCCATCACCGCGCTCAGGCCCACCGCACCGGTCCCGAAGACCGCGATGCTCGTACCGGCCTCCGGGTGCAGCGAGTTCAGGACCCCGCCGGCCCCCGTCTGGATCCCGCACCCGAGCGGCCCCAGTATCTCGAGCGGCACGTCCGCATCCACCTTCACCACGTTACGCTCGGTCGCGAGCGCGTAGGTCGCGAAGGAAGATTGCCCGAAGAAGTGCCCGTGCACCCCGCCCCCGATGGCGTTCGTCTTGTCGAGCCGGGCTCCGCCGAAGTTGAGATCGAAGAAGTTTTTGCAGTAGGAGGGTTTGCCCCGCTGGCAGCTCGTACAACGCCCGCAGGAGGCGTAGGTGAGGACCACCCGGTCCCCGGGAGAGACCTTCGTCACCCCCTCCCCCACCCTCTCGACGACCCCGGCCCCCTCGTGGCCGAGCACCGAGGGCAGCGGCACCGGGTACCACTGGTCGCGGCAGATGAGGTCGGTGTGGCACATCCCGGCCGCGACGACCCGCACCAGCACCTCTCCCTCCCGCGGCTCCTCCAGTTCGAGCTCCTCCACCCCGAACGGCCTCTCCTTCTCCCGGACCACGGCGGCGGTGATCTCCATGAGCCTCCTCCTTTCCCGTGTTCTACGCCATCTTACCCCTCCCCTCGCCCCCCGCTACACGAGCTCGTCCTCCTGTTGCGGAAACTCGACCTCCGGCTCGGGTTCGCGCAGCTTGAAGCGCTGTATCTTCCCCGTGACCGTCTTCGGCAGGTCTTCGACGAACTCGATCATGTGCGGGTACTGGTAGCGCTTGAGGCGCCCCTTGCACCACTCCTGCAGCTCTGCGACGAGCACCTCCGAGGGCTCATACCCCTCTCGCAGGATCACATACGCCTTAACCCGCATCAGCCCGCCGACCGGCACACCGACCGCCGCCGCCTCGACCACCGCCGGGTGCTCACCGAGGGCACTCTCGATCTCGACCGGCGAGACCCACAAACCCCCTACCTTGATCATGTCGTCCGCCCGCCCCTCGTACCAGAAGAATCCGTCCTCGTCCTGCCGGTACCAGTCCCCGGCGAACAGCCACTCCCCCTTCATCGTCTTCTTGGTCTTCTCGTGGTTGCGCCAGTAGTATGCCGCTGCCGAATCTCCCTTTACGTAAAGGTACCCGGCCCCGCCGGGCTCCACCGGACGCTCCTCCTCGTCGAGTATCTTCACCTCGTAGCCCGGCACCGGGACCCCGCTCGAGCCCGGCTTGAGCTTCTCGGGCGTGTTGGAGAGGAAGATGTGCAGCATCTCCGTCGAACCGATACCATCGAGTATCACCGAACCGAACGTCTCCTTCCACCTACGCCACACGGAGGCCGGGAGCGCCTCGGCCGCGGAGGCACACAGCCTTATCGAGGAGAGGTCGTACCGCTCCGCTCCGGGATGGTTCAACATGGCGTTATACAACGTGGGCACGCTGAAAAAGAGCGTCGGCATGTAGCGCTCGATCGTCGAGAGTACAGCCTCAGGAGTCGTCTTCCCCGGGAAGAGCACCGTCGAAGCCCCGGCCCAGTAGGGAAAGGAGATGTTGTTCCCCAGCCCGTAGGCGTGGAAGAGCTTGGAGGCGGAGAAGGTCACGTCCTCCTCGGTGACCTTCAAAACCTCTTTCGCGTAGGTCTCGCAGGTGTAGAGGATGTCGTGGTGCAGGTGGACGGCCCCCTTGGGCCTTCCCGTCGAACCGGAGCTGTAGAGCCAGAACGCAGGATCGTCCCTGTGCGTCCTCGCCGGAGAGAGCTCGTCCTCACCACCCTCGAGCAGCTCATCGAGCGTCTTTCTGCCCCCGGCATCGCCGTTGGCCACGATGACCTCGACCGGTTCCCCGTATCCTTCGAGGCCCTCCCTGACCTTTTCGCAGAGCACCTCGTCCACAACCACCGCGCGAGCGCGGCTGTCCTCGACGAAGAAACGGTAGTCGTCCGGCCCGAGCAGTGTGTTAACCGGTATCGGGACCGCGCCGATCCGCATCGCCCCGAAGAAGACCACCGGGAAGGCCGGCGTGTCGTTGAGGACCATCAAAACCCGGTCTTCCTGCCTCACCCCGAGCTCCCTCAGGGCATGCCCGAACCTGTTTATGCGGCGGGCGAGCTCCCCGTAGGTCACTTCCTCCTCGCCGCAGCTGATGGCGACCTTCTGCTCCCGCCCGGCCTCCAGGTTGCGGTCCACCAGCTCGCTCGCGTTGTACCATCGTGGTATATCTATCATTCGATCCCACCTCGCTCTCTCAGGACGAGCGCCGGACGACGACGGACTTGGTCTCTGTGTAGTACTCGAGCGCCTCTATGCCGTGCTCCTTGCCGTAACCCGACTGCTTCCATCCCCCGAAGGGGAGCTCGTCGTAGACGATCTGAGGTGAGTTGATCCAGGTGTACCCGGCCTCTATCCGCTCTGCGGCCTCGGTGGCGCGGTCGAGGTCGCGGGTCCAGACGGAGGAGCCGAGGCCGTAGACGGAGGAGTTGGCCCGTTCGATGGCCTCGTCGAGGTCCGAAACCTTCCAGATGGGAAGCGCGGGGCCGAAGACCTCCTCCGTCGCGACCCGGGAGTCGTGGGAGGGCTCCAGGAGCAGGGTCGGCTCGTAGAAGTTGCCCTTCTCGCGGCCGTCGGGGCGCTTCCCCCCGGCGAGGACCTTCGCTCCGGAGGAGACGGCGTCCTCGACCTGCCCCTCGACAAGCTCGCGCTGGCGCGGGGTGTGGAGGGGGCCTATCATCACGCCCTCTTCGGTTCCGGGACCGACCCTGAGCTTCTTCACCTTCCCCACGAGCTTCTCGACCAGCTCTTCCGCGACGCTCTCGAAGACGTAGAGGCGCTTCACCGCCAGGCAAGCCTGCCCGCAGTTGAAGAAACGCCCGACGCTCGCGGCACTCGCCGCCCGGTCGAGGTCGGCGTCGTCGCAGACGATCATGGGGTCCGAGCCGCCGAGCTCGAGGGTGGCGCGCTTCAGCTCCCCGGCCGCGAGCGCGGCGAGCTTCCTGCCGACCGGGGTCGAGCCGGTGAAGGCGACCTTGCGTACCAGCGGGTGCTCCGCGAGCGCCTGCCCGGTGGTCGGCCCGTCACCGGTGACGACGTTGAAAACCCCAGCCGGCAGCCCGGCCTCGTGCATGATCCCGGCGATCCGGAGCGTGGTCAGCGGCGTCGTCTCCGCAGGCTTGGCGACCACGGCGTTCCCGGTGATGAGCGCCGGCCCGAGCTTGTTCCCCAGGAGCGTCGTCGGGAAGTTCCACGGCACGATCGCCCCGACCACCCCGAGCGGACGTCTTAGAATCATGCCGTAGGCCCCCTCGTCCAGGTCCGGCACGTACCCACCCCGGATGTTCTTGGCCAGCCCGGCGTAGTGCTCGAGCGTGAGCACGAAGCGCCGGATCTCGATCCTCGCCTCCCGCAGCGGCTTGCCCTGCTCGGCGGTGAGAAGCGGCGCCAGCTCGCCCCGCCTCTCCATCACCGCCCGCGCCGCTTCCGCCAGGATCTCACCGCGCCGCGAAGCCGGCATACCCTGCCACCCGGCAAGCGCCTCCCGCGCGCTCTCCACCGCCCGGTCCACCTCTTCGTCCCCGCAGAGGGGTACCGTGTCCACCTCCTCCCCACTCGCCGGGTCCACGACGGACATCCTCCCCATCCCCGTGACCTCGACGTACTCCCCACCAACGAAAGGTTCGGCCATGCGACGAATCCTCCATGCTGCTGTGATCAAAATCACCCGCTCTTCAGTTTAACCAATCGGTCAAACTGCTGTCAACTGAACGATCAGTCAAAAATCGAGCCGGGTGGGAGGTTATCCTCTTGCGTGGCACGCGAGCGTGAGGAGGTTCTGAAGTTGGAAGCCGACAAGTATCGGGCCTCGGAGTTTCTGGGGGCGGCGGGGCTGGAGCTCGATGAGGTGAGCGGGAGGAGGGTGCGCGGTCACATAGAGCTCGACGAGCGGCACCAC from Rubrobacter calidifluminis includes these protein-coding regions:
- a CDS encoding amidohydrolase family protein; this encodes MLEGIPLIDAHVHAARLPTLKLSWKEWAQKFGKDVPFSKIYDEEGTLIPEQFDAYMASEGVDLAVLFCEYSPRSTGIQPVEDLLPIVEYNPSRFKIMANINPHLHYPPVAEVRRQLDLGAVGLKLHPVHGSFAPNDRMLYPVYAFCESEGVSVVFHCGTSVFPGATNRYANPELIEDVARDFPDLTIILAHGGRGWWYDAAAFMTLMRENVWIEISGLPPRKLPEYYKNYDLERLAKKMIFGTDWPGVPGPRANATALLDLKLSRETIELIFHRNARRVYRLEGK
- a CDS encoding enoyl-CoA hydratase/isomerase family protein; amino-acid sequence: MSGLRIEREGGVLLLTLDRPGRRNALDEGMQDALLGALAEAETDRSVRGVVITGSGEAFSAGGDLSRFEREWNPAGFRAHSHELTRLVSTIERIEKPVVAAINGLATGAGTQLALSCDLRVASERARFLFREGMIGLIPSHGGCVRLVKLVGLARARDILLGGEDLDAEAAFRHGLVTCVVPPERLLEEARERLGRIFRRAPQSYGLAKRLLYLSASVDMESGLFAESLAQSLLVQTEDHREGVRAARERRAPEFEGR
- a CDS encoding aldehyde dehydrogenase family protein, with product MAEPFVGGEYVEVTGMGRMSVVDPASGEEVDTVPLCGDEEVDRAVESAREALAGWQGMPASRRGEILAEAARAVMERRGELAPLLTAEQGKPLREARIEIRRFVLTLEHYAGLAKNIRGGYVPDLDEGAYGMILRRPLGVVGAIVPWNFPTTLLGNKLGPALITGNAVVAKPAETTPLTTLRIAGIMHEAGLPAGVFNVVTGDGPTTGQALAEHPLVRKVAFTGSTPVGRKLAALAAGELKRATLELGGSDPMIVCDDADLDRAASAASVGRFFNCGQACLAVKRLYVFESVAEELVEKLVGKVKKLRVGPGTEEGVMIGPLHTPRQRELVEGQVEDAVSSGAKVLAGGKRPDGREKGNFYEPTLLLEPSHDSRVATEEVFGPALPIWKVSDLDEAIERANSSVYGLGSSVWTRDLDRATEAAERIEAGYTWINSPQIVYDELPFGGWKQSGYGKEHGIEALEYYTETKSVVVRRSS
- a CDS encoding Phenylacetic acid catabolic protein, encoding MAAVTEETLLERIRAGRLIEDPEQATERYIEGLKRTLIVSADTELISAPAYMNAAKNFASLPSVNNYITIMGIVQDELGHAHIAYRMLRDLGVDTEELVYRREPRQFKYPYAFDVPLESFTELVVANAFYDRAGFVLLSDIHRNCSYGPWKRALVKVDREENFHLRHGEKWMRTLCREPGKKEEVQRAVDWMFVLTLEWFGLPDSQKRHNEQIEYGYKGSTNDQLRQTWMSSTVPLCESLGINVPAHYDEAREEYVIDCPFPADFVAEEKRWDFEKGEISWEEVLRRWKRRGPKNEEYVAHLQRGYRELYNGDRG
- a CDS encoding NAD(P)-dependent alcohol dehydrogenase, whose protein sequence is MEITAAVVREKERPFGVEELELEEPREGEVLVRVVAAGMCHTDLICRDQWYPVPLPSVLGHEGAGVVERVGEGVTKVSPGDRVVLTYASCGRCTSCQRGKPSYCKNFFDLNFGGARLDKTNAIGGGVHGHFFGQSSFATYALATERNVVKVDADVPLEILGPLGCGIQTGAGGVLNSLHPEAGTSIAVFGTGAVGLSAVMAARVAGCATIVGVDVRPERLELARELGATHIVDANEANPVEEIRRITGGGADYAIETTAVPAVFRQAVDALGTLGVCGLIGAARLGTEVSLDMNDLLLPGKTVRGIVEGDSVPDVFIPRLIELYAQERFPFDRLIEFYELDEINRAAEDAEGGSVIKPVIRMPN
- a CDS encoding Phenylacetic acid catabolic protein, translated to MSFGREGTDEVAPGRGSFEEFIVEDDEALAALVNLIAVLADNEYFMGRRISEWADAGPLLESTAACAAITQDKLGESRILYPLLEELPWPNPPATLQDEADRARRYSVSFLDEPFESWSDVVAALALINPALNVVLEAVSNSKYENLAKRATRILDEERLTSAYAESLVRQLAYEERGRKLLQERVERLLPEMLCWFGPEGEEGLERLEREGLASMTNEQMRQRYLDRVVPLLEEVGIDVPVERNESEKRWEYGELPWSEWNQLQRRLERKKSVV
- a CDS encoding metal-sulfur cluster assembly factor codes for the protein MVATEEVRGALEEVLDPEYPISVVDLGLIRGIEVEGRVAKVKLTYTCMGCPAMDMIQDDVRERLLEVEGIDEVEIEVVWDLWSRRDITEKGRRKLREVGVV
- a CDS encoding benzoate-CoA ligase family protein is translated as MIDIPRWYNASELVDRNLEAGREQKVAISCGEEEVTYGELARRINRFGHALRELGVRQEDRVLMVLNDTPAFPVVFFGAMRIGAVPIPVNTLLGPDDYRFFVEDSRARAVVVDEVLCEKVREGLEGYGEPVEVIVANGDAGGRKTLDELLEGGEDELSPARTHRDDPAFWLYSSGSTGRPKGAVHLHHDILYTCETYAKEVLKVTEEDVTFSASKLFHAYGLGNNISFPYWAGASTVLFPGKTTPEAVLSTIERYMPTLFFSVPTLYNAMLNHPGAERYDLSSIRLCASAAEALPASVWRRWKETFGSVILDGIGSTEMLHIFLSNTPEKLKPGSSGVPVPGYEVKILDEEERPVEPGGAGYLYVKGDSAAAYYWRNHEKTKKTMKGEWLFAGDWYRQDEDGFFWYEGRADDMIKVGGLWVSPVEIESALGEHPAVVEAAAVGVPVGGLMRVKAYVILREGYEPSEVLVAELQEWCKGRLKRYQYPHMIEFVEDLPKTVTGKIQRFKLREPEPEVEFPQQEDELV
- a CDS encoding gamma carbonic anhydrase family protein, whose protein sequence is MAHLLAFGGREPRVAEDAFVAPNATLVGDVVVESGASVWFGAILRGDFNRIVIGEGTSVQDNCVIHTNESLPTLVGANVTVGHLSLLEGCTIEDGALVGMGSIVLNRARVGRRAMLAAGTVVREGQEIPPGVLAAGVPAEVKKELGGSSSEWVESAAREYQALRLRYMT
- a CDS encoding aldehyde dehydrogenase family protein, whose translation is MEKMLIGGERVAARGGEEMPVVNPATEEEFDSVPNGGKEDVDAAVEAASRAFDEWSKKDPDERAAVLRAGIAAVEENGREIAQLLVREQGKPLSEAMGELHHLLHGLNFYADLASKIRGSHAPLPSNLGRSYGMVIRRPVGVCGAIVPFNFPLTLMGTKVGPALAAGNTVVVKPSESTPLATLRVAQLLQDAGLPAGAINVVTGGAEAGEALAAHPRVRRLAFTGSTKTGSRIMQIAGSAFKRVTCELGGSDPTIVCPDADVEAAVKGVVIGRYFNAGQQCLATKRVYVFDEVYDEFMQSLIRRVSRYELGDGMEKAERPKVRMGPMNAARYRDAIADQLQRAVDGGAKVVHEGEGRDGKGYFFAPVVVEGGPHEGPLVREEVFGPVLPVWRVHDMDEAIRLANDTPYGLGSSIWTYDARLINRAAEEIEAGMTWVNQLHYGYDELPFGGWKNSGIGHEHGLEAMDYYLETKSVVIGGLD